One part of the Treponema sp. OMZ 787 genome encodes these proteins:
- a CDS encoding DUF58 domain-containing protein — protein MKVFRLTVSGTIYILFSILLLTAAGIRGELFAIVCGVCLCLYFTLSLIFIELSVLLWKKADSSIELKNDSIYILPLENRKHKKLFPIVLPGVHVFYRFEFFSDINNRKSRRLQFSIKLKRNSVHFPLPKKDRGRFFLEKEYIEISDLAGFLSFKLLKKEKSIPQIFIYPEITEIKNFELPEILNETSAHTINLRRTDELYDSRPYFPGDDIRKINWKLYAHTQELNIKQGDFIPPPRIFFTLYAESPIVNKDIEFYKKKFDDLINFSASAAFYLHQKGISFNIRFYDREKNSYETATVYPDDRDAEEFIKRIFSIPQIRIRKQLNKAEPKLKKNFFIDDENKKTCLLYFLMPVKSSNSILDKLFGIFEDHKNECAFYTGLETAIKEPQSRLSSFLFYTYSQKKYNRLSKEMNEKIELIKNELRNGGFYAYSI, from the coding sequence ATGAAGGTTTTTAGGTTGACGGTTTCCGGAACTATTTATATTTTATTTTCGATTCTTTTGTTGACGGCAGCCGGTATCAGAGGCGAACTGTTTGCTATTGTTTGCGGTGTTTGCCTATGCCTTTATTTTACTCTCTCTTTAATTTTTATTGAGCTTTCCGTTCTATTATGGAAAAAAGCGGACTCATCAATAGAATTAAAAAATGATAGTATTTATATTCTTCCATTAGAAAACCGAAAGCACAAGAAACTTTTCCCGATTGTTTTGCCGGGCGTTCATGTATTTTATCGCTTTGAATTTTTTTCTGATATAAATAACAGAAAAAGTAGAAGATTGCAGTTTAGTATTAAGCTTAAAAGGAATTCTGTTCATTTTCCTCTTCCAAAAAAAGATCGAGGACGATTTTTTTTGGAGAAAGAATATATTGAAATTTCAGATCTTGCAGGGTTCTTGTCATTCAAGTTATTAAAAAAGGAAAAGTCGATACCGCAAATTTTTATTTATCCTGAAATTACCGAAATAAAAAATTTTGAGCTGCCTGAAATTTTAAATGAGACTTCGGCTCACACCATAAATTTAAGACGCACCGATGAGCTTTATGATTCGCGTCCGTATTTTCCGGGTGATGATATAAGAAAAATTAATTGGAAACTTTATGCCCACACTCAGGAGCTTAATATAAAGCAGGGAGACTTTATTCCTCCTCCGAGAATTTTTTTTACACTCTATGCTGAAAGTCCCATTGTAAATAAAGATATTGAATTTTATAAAAAGAAATTTGATGATCTTATTAATTTTAGTGCATCGGCAGCATTTTATTTACACCAAAAAGGAATAAGTTTTAATATCCGTTTTTATGACCGCGAAAAAAATTCTTATGAAACGGCAACTGTTTATCCTGATGACAGAGATGCCGAAGAATTTATAAAGCGAATTTTTTCGATTCCTCAAATTAGAATTCGAAAACAATTAAATAAAGCTGAACCTAAATTAAAAAAGAATTTTTTTATTGATGATGAAAATAAAAAAACTTGCTTACTATATTTTCTTATGCCTGTAAAATCAAGCAATAGTATTCTCGATAAGCTTTTCGGAATCTTTGAAGATCATAAAAATGAATGTGCTTTTTATACCGGACTTGAAACAGCTATTAAAGAACCTCAAAGCCGTTTATCTTCTTTTTTGTTTTATACATATTCTCAAAAAAAATATAACCGCTTATCAAAAGAGATGAATGAAAAGATTGAGTTGATAAAAAATGAATTAAGAAATGGAGGATTTTATGCTTACTCGATATAG
- a CDS encoding transglutaminase domain-containing protein — protein MLTRYRLNFILRVISLVMLSSIPSLYFFEILSSFVLPVWAVILIFLCYQFQKRRIKISAFIILSFIIIGLFLRFVLILLKNFSTPLFDVLYLRLGVILPFLIIEAVFIVISTVLFFQKEKYRQYEPIILFSIFALFFFGQGNFSMSVFEHPIYAVLFSLSFSVLELTRIFLSFNFEKKVFTFFLFFLPFFAFIMFFILKNYNEAASVNHGGLLQPTLFRFDFSDYLKLQSEIKMSDDLVLVAHFDKDFSHNMLRRMYLSGWDAAKGFYEKKAPSEKPQITALPKGQKDILHRAFSMREKVSQEYFFVNLSPSSFIAMDYPVQVIPYEIWNSSKFNGGYKVFSDAIFDFASDLYGETFPSGNEDEGLSKEDLAFYTKIDAETFELVHKTAEKITEDIPGYLDKILALQFYFKDGDFRYSLKPGRASDGDQLKYFLTESKKGYCSYFAFSYALMLRSIGIPSRVAVGFFVQPESELMNYYPVRANMAHAWVEVFFPFIGWVSFDSTTSQLAEGENINFGMNAGGEEFNSLLSEILENRSEIKLTALTENEDEVLSISNYIKQFFQENISFLRFIIIFLLVLIFTFYKMQPYLVLKFSKNNRRLVLTAGKLFKKKTRSDEEKKQMNALIQKAKFAPECTQEDATAAKALLKNKTKKIISLLFFCLIACFVFAENAESIFAEAEKAAEAENWELALSLLQDGIKKYPRSDSLFLKLGEIYHDKELYKPAYKVLKKGLEINPENSSILFYLFSCASSLNKYEEALMYITKYLRFIPDDRFAASSYGWLCYKCHRPEDGINFLLDNIERYGDDLSVYNSLGTLYNEIFDYEKSKEFYTKAIKGAEQGDRGYSGSVYYYNKAILESQFYQFDNAIEDAESAVRMDEHTSGYMILGELEERRNNFSQALAAYLSVAADDDTPLSALSIVNLFLETGHIEKAEQYMLNNLQNISEAWISNYGLSVNGFKANLYDIKKSLYIRKYNFEKTRLKSGFLDWIKSLGDKINYRLKHKYYDSVFRLYSLKVAKEYQESDRGNLISNTNTLYTNTYYYHAFRGKGKKALKYLKKAESIETMFIPQSVGAYMADRGIIEADLKLLNEGISKMDSEWEKNSLTDLYAEGCKISKKSGSHLCYGYLESLFASNPAGFLEHDIKLPVEIIVNIGKNENTSLNETKIKKLILSSRFSEAKNPKFTLNLKYSDKILSFNLTDKNGYSLYIKNIPIQNLDKKQIKNSINIFVKEVFTFKL, from the coding sequence ATGCTTACTCGATATAGGCTGAATTTTATTTTGCGTGTAATTTCGCTGGTAATGTTAAGCAGTATTCCTTCATTATATTTTTTTGAAATTTTATCTTCGTTTGTGCTTCCGGTATGGGCAGTTATTTTAATTTTTTTGTGTTACCAATTTCAAAAAAGGCGGATAAAAATATCTGCCTTTATTATTTTGTCTTTTATAATTATCGGTCTTTTTTTGCGTTTTGTGTTAATTTTATTAAAAAATTTTTCAACCCCGCTGTTTGATGTTTTATATCTGCGGTTGGGGGTTATACTTCCGTTTTTAATAATTGAAGCAGTGTTTATTGTGATATCTACCGTTTTATTTTTTCAAAAAGAAAAATACAGGCAATATGAACCTATAATTTTATTTAGTATATTTGCTCTTTTCTTTTTTGGGCAGGGAAATTTTTCGATGTCGGTTTTTGAACATCCGATATATGCAGTTTTGTTTTCTCTTAGCTTTTCTGTATTAGAGCTGACTCGTATTTTTTTATCTTTTAATTTTGAAAAAAAAGTTTTTACATTCTTTTTGTTTTTTTTACCGTTTTTTGCTTTTATAATGTTTTTTATATTAAAGAATTATAATGAGGCTGCATCGGTTAATCATGGCGGCTTATTGCAGCCGACTCTTTTTCGGTTTGATTTTTCTGATTATTTAAAACTGCAAAGTGAAATTAAAATGAGTGATGATCTTGTTTTAGTTGCTCATTTTGATAAAGATTTTTCTCACAATATGTTGAGGAGAATGTATCTTTCAGGTTGGGATGCTGCAAAAGGTTTTTATGAAAAAAAAGCTCCATCCGAAAAGCCTCAGATTACAGCCTTGCCTAAGGGACAAAAAGATATTTTGCATAGGGCCTTTTCTATGCGTGAAAAAGTTTCACAAGAATATTTTTTTGTAAATCTTTCACCTTCCTCTTTTATAGCGATGGATTATCCGGTTCAGGTTATTCCTTATGAGATTTGGAATAGTTCAAAATTTAACGGAGGATATAAGGTGTTCAGTGATGCAATATTTGATTTTGCATCGGATCTTTACGGCGAGACATTTCCATCAGGGAATGAAGATGAAGGTTTGTCTAAAGAAGATTTAGCTTTTTATACTAAAATTGATGCCGAAACTTTTGAGCTTGTACATAAAACGGCTGAAAAAATAACGGAAGACATACCCGGGTATTTGGATAAAATTCTTGCCCTTCAATTTTATTTTAAGGATGGCGATTTTCGTTATTCGCTAAAACCGGGACGAGCTTCTGATGGAGATCAATTAAAATATTTTTTGACGGAATCAAAAAAAGGATATTGCTCTTACTTTGCATTTTCATATGCACTTATGCTTAGAAGTATCGGGATACCTTCCAGAGTTGCCGTAGGTTTTTTTGTCCAGCCGGAATCGGAGCTTATGAATTATTATCCGGTTCGGGCAAATATGGCACATGCCTGGGTTGAAGTTTTTTTTCCATTTATAGGCTGGGTAAGTTTTGATTCTACGACTTCACAACTTGCCGAGGGAGAAAATATTAACTTTGGAATGAATGCCGGAGGAGAAGAATTTAATTCTCTTTTAAGTGAAATTTTGGAAAACCGCAGTGAAATTAAACTGACGGCACTTACTGAAAATGAAGATGAGGTTTTAAGTATAAGTAATTATATAAAACAATTTTTTCAAGAGAACATATCTTTCTTAAGATTTATTATAATTTTTCTTTTGGTTTTGATATTTACTTTTTATAAGATGCAGCCTTATCTTGTATTAAAATTTTCTAAAAATAATAGAAGATTGGTGCTGACGGCAGGTAAGCTGTTTAAGAAAAAAACACGGAGCGATGAGGAGAAAAAACAAATGAACGCACTTATCCAAAAAGCAAAGTTTGCACCGGAATGTACACAAGAAGATGCAACGGCTGCAAAGGCTCTTTTAAAAAATAAAACAAAAAAAATAATTTCCTTATTGTTTTTTTGCCTTATAGCGTGTTTTGTATTTGCTGAAAATGCTGAAAGTATTTTTGCTGAGGCAGAAAAAGCTGCGGAAGCCGAAAATTGGGAACTGGCCTTATCTCTTTTGCAGGATGGAATAAAAAAATATCCTCGAAGCGACAGTCTCTTTTTAAAGTTGGGAGAAATTTATCATGATAAAGAATTATATAAGCCGGCGTATAAAGTTTTAAAAAAAGGTTTGGAAATTAATCCTGAAAACAGCAGTATTTTATTTTATCTTTTCAGTTGCGCGTCTTCTTTAAATAAATATGAAGAAGCTCTTATGTATATAACAAAATATTTGAGGTTTATTCCTGATGACCGTTTTGCAGCATCCAGTTACGGCTGGTTATGTTATAAGTGCCACAGACCTGAAGACGGAATAAATTTTTTGTTGGATAATATAGAGCGTTACGGAGATGACCTATCTGTTTATAACTCACTTGGAACATTATACAATGAAATTTTTGATTATGAAAAATCTAAAGAGTTTTATACAAAGGCCATAAAGGGAGCAGAGCAAGGTGATAGAGGATATTCCGGATCCGTTTATTATTATAATAAGGCTATTTTAGAAAGTCAGTTTTATCAATTTGATAATGCAATAGAGGATGCAGAGTCTGCGGTACGTATGGATGAACATACCTCCGGTTATATGATATTGGGAGAACTTGAAGAAAGAAGAAATAATTTTTCGCAAGCCCTTGCTGCATATCTTTCTGTCGCTGCCGATGATGATACTCCTCTTTCAGCATTAAGTATTGTAAATTTATTTTTGGAAACAGGGCATATTGAAAAAGCTGAACAATATATGTTAAATAATCTTCAAAATATCAGCGAAGCATGGATTTCAAATTACGGCTTGAGTGTAAACGGATTTAAAGCTAATCTTTACGACATAAAAAAATCGTTATACATACGGAAATATAATTTTGAAAAAACCAGACTAAAATCTGGTTTTTTAGATTGGATAAAAAGTTTAGGAGATAAAATAAACTATAGATTAAAACATAAATATTATGATTCGGTTTTCCGATTATACTCTTTAAAGGTTGCAAAAGAATATCAGGAAAGCGATAGAGGAAATTTAATCAGCAATACAAATACTCTTTATACGAATACTTATTATTATCATGCTTTTAGAGGAAAGGGGAAAAAAGCTTTAAAATATCTTAAAAAGGCAGAATCTATAGAGACTATGTTTATTCCGCAAAGTGTAGGAGCTTATATGGCCGATCGGGGAATTATTGAGGCGGATTTAAAACTCCTTAATGAGGGTATTTCAAAAATGGATTCCGAGTGGGAAAAAAATAGTCTTACCGATTTATATGCCGAAGGATGCAAAATTTCAAAGAAAAGCGGTTCGCATCTTTGTTATGGCTATTTGGAATCTCTTTTTGCTTCTAATCCTGCCGGATTTTTGGAGCATGACATAAAACTACCGGTCGAAATAATTGTGAATATCGGTAAAAATGAAAATACAAGCCTTAATGAAACAAAAATAAAGAAACTTATATTGTCATCCCGTTTTAGCGAAGCAAAAAATCCCAAATTTACTCTCAATCTGAAGTACTCGGATAAAATTCTCTCTTTTAATTTAACCGATAAAAATGGGTATAGTCTTTATATTAAAAATATTCCGATTCAAAACTTAGATAAAAAACAGATTAAAAATTCCATAAATATTTTTGTAAAAGAAGTTTTTACTTTTAAACTATAA